The following are encoded in a window of Streptomyces sp. SAT1 genomic DNA:
- a CDS encoding secondary thiamine-phosphate synthase enzyme YjbQ has product MSHAFTTRVLNVASGSRERVVDLTRDCEEFLRETSDGRDGLLNLFVPHATAGIAVIETGAGSDDDLLATLHTLLPADDRWQHRHGSPGHGRDHVLPALVPPHATLPVVGGRLELGTWQSVCLVDTNVDNPNRQVRLSFLT; this is encoded by the coding sequence ATGTCACACGCCTTCACCACCCGAGTGCTGAACGTCGCCTCCGGCTCGCGGGAGCGGGTCGTGGACCTCACCCGTGACTGCGAGGAGTTCCTGCGGGAGACCTCCGACGGCCGTGACGGTCTGCTCAACCTGTTCGTGCCGCACGCCACCGCCGGTATCGCCGTCATCGAGACCGGCGCGGGCAGCGACGACGACCTGCTGGCGACCCTGCACACCCTGCTGCCCGCCGACGACCGCTGGCAGCACCGCCACGGCAGCCCCGGCCACGGCCGCGACCACGTCCTGCCGGCCCTCGTCCCGCCGCACGCCACCCTGCCGGTCGTCGGGGGCCGCCTGGAACTGGGCACCTGGCAGTCGGTCTGCCTGGTCGACACCAACGTCGACAACCCGAACCGCCAGGTCCGGTTGAGCTTCCTAACCTGA
- a CDS encoding FAD binding domain-containing protein, giving the protein MREFGYERAHDVAGAVALLGADPDARFLGGGTNLVDLMKTGVERPARLVDVRELPLDGIEPTDDGGLRIGATVTNSDLAAHPDVRRRYPALTQAVLAGASGQLRNMATVGGNLLQRTRCGYFTDVTRPCNKRVPGSGCPAIEGEHHNHAILGASEHCVAVHPSDMGVALTAFDAVVSYETADGAGSLPLADFYLPVGDTPHRETALPPGALITGVVLPPAPVAARSRYRKVRERASYAFALGSVAAALDVRDGVVHEARLALGAVASRPWRARTAERMLTGAPADAAGFAAAADAELAAASPLPHNGYKVALLRNLTVAVLTELAEEMAR; this is encoded by the coding sequence ATGAGGGAGTTCGGCTACGAACGGGCCCATGACGTCGCCGGTGCCGTCGCGCTGCTGGGCGCCGACCCGGACGCCCGATTCCTCGGCGGCGGCACCAACCTCGTCGACCTGATGAAGACCGGCGTCGAGCGGCCCGCCCGCCTCGTCGACGTACGCGAGCTGCCGCTCGACGGGATCGAGCCCACCGACGACGGCGGTCTGCGCATCGGCGCCACCGTCACCAACAGCGACCTCGCCGCCCACCCGGACGTGCGCCGCCGCTACCCGGCGCTGACCCAGGCGGTACTGGCCGGTGCCTCGGGGCAACTGCGCAACATGGCGACCGTCGGCGGCAACCTCCTCCAGCGCACCCGCTGCGGCTACTTCACCGATGTCACCCGGCCGTGCAACAAGCGCGTCCCCGGCAGCGGCTGCCCCGCGATCGAGGGAGAGCACCACAACCACGCGATCCTGGGCGCCTCCGAGCACTGCGTGGCCGTCCACCCCTCCGACATGGGCGTGGCCCTGACCGCCTTCGACGCCGTCGTCTCCTACGAGACCGCCGACGGAGCGGGCTCTCTGCCGCTCGCCGACTTCTATCTCCCCGTGGGCGACACCCCGCACCGGGAGACCGCCCTGCCGCCGGGCGCGCTGATCACCGGCGTCGTCCTGCCGCCCGCCCCCGTCGCGGCCCGCTCGCGCTACCGCAAGGTCCGCGAGCGCGCCTCCTACGCCTTCGCCCTCGGCTCCGTGGCCGCCGCCCTCGACGTCCGGGACGGCGTCGTGCACGAGGCACGCCTCGCCCTCGGCGCGGTCGCGTCCCGCCCCTGGCGGGCCCGCACCGCCGAGCGGATGCTGACCGGTGCCCCGGCCGACGCCGCCGGCTTCGCCGCAGCGGCGGACGCCGAACTGGCCGCCGCGAGCCCGCTGCCGCACAACGGCTACAAGGTGGCCCTCCTGCGCAACCTGACGGTGGCCGTGCTGACCGAACTCGCCGAGGAGATGGCCCGATGA
- a CDS encoding TetR/AcrR family transcriptional regulator produces MQQKKHTPQRSDAQRNRETILEVAVAELTRCADTPLSVIARKAGVGQGTFYRNFPNREALVLEIYRHEMQQVSDSATELLECRSPDQALREWMDRLVRFAMTKAGLADAIRQATAAPGSPAKPGHTALASAADLLLRAAEEAGAIRPGVSSDDFVLAIAGIWQLDPHGDWQSRASRLLDLVMDGLRVGAPGRG; encoded by the coding sequence GTGCAGCAGAAGAAGCACACGCCTCAGCGCTCGGACGCACAACGCAATCGCGAGACCATCCTGGAAGTGGCGGTGGCCGAGCTGACCCGTTGCGCCGACACCCCGCTCAGCGTGATCGCCAGGAAGGCCGGCGTCGGCCAGGGCACGTTCTACCGCAACTTCCCCAACCGCGAGGCGCTGGTCCTGGAGATCTACCGTCACGAGATGCAGCAGGTCTCCGACAGCGCGACCGAGCTGCTGGAGTGCCGTTCCCCGGACCAGGCATTGCGCGAGTGGATGGACCGGCTGGTCCGGTTCGCCATGACCAAGGCCGGTCTCGCGGACGCGATCCGGCAGGCCACCGCCGCCCCCGGCAGCCCGGCGAAGCCGGGGCACACCGCGCTGGCCTCCGCCGCCGACCTCCTGCTGCGCGCCGCCGAGGAGGCCGGTGCCATCCGGCCCGGCGTCAGTTCCGACGACTTCGTCCTCGCCATCGCCGGGATCTGGCAGCTCGATCCGCACGGCGACTGGCAGTCCCGCGCGAGCCGTCTGCTCGACCTCGTCATGGACGGCCTCCGGGTGGGTGCGCCCGGTCGCGGCTGA
- a CDS encoding universal stress protein — protein sequence MQPSGPRPRVVVGVDGSPSSYAALRWAVRYAELVDGVVEAVHAWDTPSDAGWTGPAIDPTFDLEQAKDRFAEALRAVFADGRPDGMREYLVEGNPSEILIRASQGAEILVVGSRGRGGFARAMLGSVSQRCAQHAACPVVTVRQEKDPAH from the coding sequence ATGCAACCCTCTGGACCGCGACCTCGGGTGGTCGTGGGTGTCGACGGTTCGCCGTCGTCCTACGCGGCGCTGCGCTGGGCCGTGCGGTACGCGGAACTGGTGGACGGCGTCGTGGAGGCCGTCCACGCCTGGGACACCCCGTCGGACGCGGGCTGGACCGGACCCGCGATCGACCCGACGTTCGACCTGGAGCAGGCCAAAGACCGCTTCGCCGAGGCGCTGCGCGCCGTCTTCGCCGACGGGCGGCCGGACGGGATGCGCGAGTACCTCGTCGAGGGCAACCCGTCGGAAATCCTGATCCGCGCCTCGCAGGGGGCGGAGATCCTTGTCGTGGGCAGCCGCGGCCGCGGCGGCTTCGCGCGCGCGATGCTGGGCTCGGTCAGCCAGCGCTGCGCCCAGCACGCGGCCTGCCCGGTGGTGACCGTACGGCAGGAGAAGGACCCGGCGCACTGA